DNA sequence from the Cellulophaga sp. HaHaR_3_176 genome:
TGATATTGGCGAAGATGGTACTCCTATATATTACAGCACATTTAGAAACAGCTCAAGTGAAGTATCTAGAGCAAATGCATTGTATGAAGGTGGGTTGTTAGATTTAGGTATTAGTGGCGAGGGTATGCAAGTTGGGCTTTGGGATTCAGGATCTGCTTTATTAACGCATCAAGAATTTAATAATAGAGCACAAAATACAGATAGTGCAGAAGAAATTAGCTCACATGCAACTATGGTTTTAGGAGCTATGATATCTTCAGGAATTAAACAAAAAGCTAGAGGTGTTGCTTATAGCGCCACGGCAATTAGTAGCGATTGGAGAGGTGATAAAGTTGAGGTAGCTAATGCAGCAGCAAACGGCTTACTTTTATCTAACCACTCTTACGGTATTAGACCTGATTTTATTCCAGATTGGTATTTTGGTGCATACTTAAAAGTATCTCAAGATTGGGATAAGATTATGTATAACGCTCCTTATTACTTGATGGTTACTGCAGCAGGAAATTCTCAAAAACAAAATTTTAATGCGGCTCCAATTTATGGGAAAAGTACTGATGGTTTTGATTTATTACTTGGTTTTTCTACCTCTAAAAACGGAATAAATGTTGCAGGTGTAGATACAAGTGTTGATGTTCAAGGAAATTTAAAAAATGCACAAGTAGCAGCCTATAGTAGTCATGGGCCGACTGATGATGGTAGAATCAAGCCTGATATTGCGGGTTGTGGTGCTAATATTTTTTCAACAGAAGCGGCAAACGATAAAAGTTACGATACATATACAGGAACATCAATGGCAGCGCCAGGTATTACAAGTGCAATGTTATTGCTACAAGAGTATTATAACCGTTTAAATTCTAATTTTATGAGAGCCGCTACTTTAAAAGGTTTGGTTTTACATACAGCTGATGATGTAAGTGCTCCAGGGCCAGATTATAAAATGGGTTGGGGTGTTATGAATGCTAAAAATGCAGCCGAACTTATTGTTGCAACGGAGTATTCATCATTAATAATAGAAGAAGAGTTAAAAGATAATGAAACATATACTATTACAGTAGATGCGAAAGAAGGAGAAGCTTTAATAGCTTCGATATCTTGGACAGACCCTGCGGGAAATTTTATTAATAAAGGTCTTTTAAATAATACAACGGCAGCGTTAGTAAACGATTTAGATATTGTAGTTACTAAAAATGATGAGGTGTACTTGCCTTGGAAATTAAACCCATCAAATGTAAATGCTGATGCCGTAAAAGGTGATAATAAAGTAGACCCGTTTGAAAAGGTTGAAGTTGAAAATGCTGCAGGAACATATACTATAACGGTAAAACATAAAGGTGCAATTACAAACAACATTCAAGATTTTTCTTTAATTGTTTCAGGTGCAGCCATATCAAATTGTAAAGTAGAAACTCCTAAAGATTTTAGTACTGTGTCTCCTGAAGAAGATGCAATACAATTGAATTGGAACATTGCAGATGATGCTTTTTTTGAAGTACAGTATAAAGTAGAAAACACGGATGAATGGTCAACAGTTTTTGTTGATGCTAATGAAATTAAACTACAACACTTAACTAATGGTAATAAGTATGTGGTAAGAGTTAGAACAAATTGTACAGAAAATATTTTTTCAGACTTTTCTGAAGAGTTAGTTTTTGAGTTTAAAGGAGAAGATACTTTAGCTGTTTTTGAAACTGAAAAAG
Encoded proteins:
- a CDS encoding S8 family serine peptidase, with product MFYYTTLKQYVFLCLTLFLVVGCVSVSNAQSKQQVKKIQSKYKVNNLLKVRENLNFEFIQKEKSLVNFAKANGLKLSETLENGNEIALVDIGEDGTPIYYSTFRNSSSEVSRANALYEGGLLDLGISGEGMQVGLWDSGSALLTHQEFNNRAQNTDSAEEISSHATMVLGAMISSGIKQKARGVAYSATAISSDWRGDKVEVANAAANGLLLSNHSYGIRPDFIPDWYFGAYLKVSQDWDKIMYNAPYYLMVTAAGNSQKQNFNAAPIYGKSTDGFDLLLGFSTSKNGINVAGVDTSVDVQGNLKNAQVAAYSSHGPTDDGRIKPDIAGCGANIFSTEAANDKSYDTYTGTSMAAPGITSAMLLLQEYYNRLNSNFMRAATLKGLVLHTADDVSAPGPDYKMGWGVMNAKNAAELIVATEYSSLIIEEELKDNETYTITVDAKEGEALIASISWTDPAGNFINKGLLNNTTAALVNDLDIVVTKNDEVYLPWKLNPSNVNADAVKGDNKVDPFEKVEVENAAGTYTITVKHKGAITNNIQDFSLIVSGAAISNCKVETPKDFSTVSPEEDAIQLNWNIADDAFFEVQYKVENTDEWSTVFVDANEIKLQHLTNGNKYVVRVRTNCTENIFSDFSEELVFEFKGEDTLAVFETEKEELSIIDEKLKFTVHPNPTTDQINIDGQLSKEAYYSIVSSTGTMLKKGRADYKAINVDDLSTGFYSLTIFDDGEQQSMKFIKN